A part of Denitratisoma oestradiolicum genomic DNA contains:
- the cofC gene encoding 2-phospho-L-lactate guanylyltransferase yields MTCWALIPLKTRSEGKGRLAGVLSPVQRQQMARLMLEHVVAVLADATSIDGIAVVSADPVELGPEVLRLADPGCGLNVAVSSGVMELERRGVSEVLVLHADLPLLTAADIDALVAAGRETGLALAPDRNAQGTNAIHLALPGRFTFHFGPMSFTRHQAEALRADRTAAVVTRPGLGFDVDEPADLEALIARGGARYAFLAAALRSKECPQQV; encoded by the coding sequence ATGACTTGCTGGGCCCTGATTCCCCTGAAGACCCGCAGTGAAGGCAAGGGCCGGCTGGCGGGGGTGCTCTCGCCGGTCCAGCGCCAGCAGATGGCGCGGCTGATGCTGGAGCACGTGGTGGCGGTGCTGGCCGATGCCACCTCCATCGACGGCATTGCCGTGGTCAGTGCCGACCCGGTGGAACTGGGCCCCGAGGTGCTGCGCCTGGCGGACCCCGGCTGCGGGCTCAACGTCGCTGTGTCCAGCGGCGTGATGGAACTGGAGCGGCGGGGCGTGAGCGAAGTCCTGGTGCTCCATGCCGACCTTCCCCTGCTGACCGCCGCCGACATCGACGCCCTGGTGGCCGCAGGCCGCGAAACCGGTCTGGCCCTGGCCCCGGATCGGAACGCCCAGGGCACCAACGCCATCCACCTGGCCCTGCCTGGCCGTTTCACTTTCCATTTCGGTCCCATGAGTTTTACCCGCCACCAGGCCGAGGCCCTTCGGGCCGATCGCACGGCGGCCGTCGTCACCCGGCCCGGACTGGGTTTCGACGTGGACGAACCGGCGGACCTGGAAGCATTGATTGCAAGGGGAGGCGCCCGTTACGCCTTTCTCGCTGCTGCACTGAGGAGCAAGGAATGCCCGCAACAAGTCTGA
- the cofD gene encoding 2-phospho-L-lactate transferase, protein MSVVALSGGIGGAKLALGLYRSLPPGKLTVIANTGDDFDHLGLHISPDVDTTLYTLSGLANPVLGWGRRDETWTFMETLERLGGETWFRLGDGDLALHVERTRRLAAGQTLSQVIAAMAQRLGITASILPMSDDPVRTRVATTEGELDFQEYFVRHQCRPVLTGMDYRGAPGARPAPAIAAALADPALEAVIICPSNPYLSIAPILAVPGLRDMLKKASAPVIAVSPLIGGKAVKGPTAKIMTELGIPVSPAAVTDYYGSLIDGFILDQRDASLADGLKSTVKLADTLMNTLEDRERLARECLAFAKELKRP, encoded by the coding sequence ATGAGTGTGGTTGCTCTTTCCGGTGGCATCGGTGGCGCCAAGCTGGCTCTGGGTCTGTACCGCAGCCTGCCCCCCGGAAAACTGACCGTGATCGCCAACACCGGCGATGACTTCGACCATCTCGGACTGCACATCTCACCCGATGTGGACACCACCCTCTACACCCTGTCCGGCCTGGCCAATCCCGTGCTGGGCTGGGGCCGCCGGGACGAGACCTGGACCTTCATGGAGACCCTGGAGCGCCTGGGGGGCGAGACCTGGTTCCGCCTCGGCGATGGCGACCTGGCGCTCCACGTGGAGCGCACCCGGCGCCTGGCCGCCGGCCAGACCCTGAGTCAGGTGATCGCGGCCATGGCCCAGCGGCTGGGCATTACCGCCTCCATCCTGCCCATGAGCGACGATCCGGTACGCACCCGGGTTGCCACCACCGAGGGAGAACTGGATTTCCAGGAATATTTTGTCCGCCACCAGTGCCGGCCGGTATTGACCGGCATGGACTACCGGGGCGCACCAGGGGCCCGGCCCGCACCCGCCATCGCAGCCGCCCTGGCCGATCCGGCCCTGGAAGCCGTGATCATCTGCCCCTCCAACCCCTATCTGAGCATTGCCCCCATCCTGGCGGTGCCGGGGTTGCGGGACATGTTGAAGAAGGCCTCTGCGCCAGTGATCGCTGTCTCCCCGCTGATCGGCGGCAAGGCGGTGAAGGGCCCCACGGCCAAGATCATGACCGAACTGGGTATCCCGGTTTCCCCGGCCGCCGTGACGGATTACTATGGGAGTCTGATTGATGGCTTCATCCTTGACCAGCGGGATGCCTCCCTGGCCGATGGGCTGAAGTCGACTGTGAAACTGGCGGATACCCTGATGAATACCCTGGAAGACCGGGAGCGGCTGGCCCGGGAATGCCTGGCCTTTGCCAAGGAATTGAAGCGTCCATGA
- the cofE gene encoding coenzyme F420-0:L-glutamate ligase: MTSPISFTALPGIGEILAGDDLAGIACAAFSRIPLAVRNGDILVVAQKVISKSEGRLVHLGTVTPSPRALELAAVTGKDPRVVELVLAESREILRAKPNVLIVRHRCGFVMANAGIDRSNVQGEDVALLLPLDADASAAALRDALQTRLGCRLGVIVSDSFGRAWRHGVVNVALGVAGLPALIDRRGEQDRHGRILEVTQVAYADAIAAGAALAMGEGAEGTPMVLARGLSWTAPENNGQALIRPLEEDMFQ, from the coding sequence ATGACTTCCCCCATCAGTTTCACTGCCCTGCCGGGCATCGGCGAGATACTCGCCGGCGATGACCTGGCAGGGATCGCCTGCGCGGCCTTTTCCCGTATTCCTCTGGCGGTCCGGAACGGCGACATTCTGGTGGTTGCCCAGAAGGTCATTTCCAAGTCCGAGGGGCGACTGGTGCATCTGGGCACTGTCACCCCTTCCCCCAGGGCCCTGGAACTGGCCGCCGTCACCGGCAAGGACCCCCGGGTGGTGGAGCTGGTGCTGGCTGAATCCCGCGAGATATTGCGGGCCAAACCCAATGTGCTGATCGTGCGCCACCGCTGCGGTTTCGTCATGGCCAACGCGGGCATCGACCGCTCCAACGTGCAGGGGGAAGATGTGGCCTTGCTGCTGCCCCTGGATGCCGACGCTTCCGCCGCTGCCCTGCGGGATGCCCTGCAAACGCGCCTGGGCTGCCGGCTCGGCGTAATCGTCAGCGACAGTTTCGGCCGGGCCTGGCGCCATGGTGTGGTCAATGTGGCCCTGGGCGTGGCCGGTCTGCCGGCCCTGATTGATCGCCGGGGAGAGCAGGACCGCCATGGCCGCATCCTGGAAGTGACCCAGGTGGCCTACGCCGACGCCATCGCCGCCGGTGCGGCCCTGGCCATGGGCGAGGGTGCCGAGGGCACGCCCATGGTGCTGGCCCGGGGCTTGTCCTGGACCGCACCGGAAAACAACGGCCAGGCCCTGATCCGTCCCCTGGAAGAGGACATGTTCCAATGA
- a CDS encoding nuclear transport factor 2 family protein, producing the protein MTQKYPAKTVAEKSREYVHSHNKAGWLGLFAPDGIIEDPIGVSYLDPTGQGHSTPAQREAFWEQNIAHSDITITIHNSYGAANECANQVTLDLKNQIEGKEVHIRIFGVFTYKVNDQGQLLSLRGYWEPENIQMVA; encoded by the coding sequence ATGACCCAGAAATACCCCGCCAAGACCGTTGCCGAGAAGTCCCGGGAATACGTGCATAGCCACAACAAGGCTGGCTGGCTCGGGCTCTTCGCTCCCGATGGCATCATCGAGGACCCCATCGGTGTTTCCTATCTGGACCCCACCGGCCAGGGCCACTCGACTCCGGCCCAGCGTGAGGCCTTCTGGGAACAGAACATCGCCCATTCGGACATCACCATCACCATTCACAACTCCTACGGGGCCGCCAACGAGTGCGCAAACCAGGTGACCCTGGACCTGAAAAACCAGATCGAGGGCAAAGAGGTCCATATCCGCATCTTCGGCGTCTTCACCTACAAGGTGAATGACCAGGGGCAGCTGCTGTCCCTGCGGGGCTACTGGGAACCCGAGAACATTCAGATGGTGGCCTGA